DNA from Daphnia pulicaria isolate SC F1-1A chromosome 3, SC_F0-13Bv2, whole genome shotgun sequence:
ttgaaagaagttctattttggcaaagcttccactttgacaaaagttctactgtggcaaaatttatattttgacaaaagttctactgtgacaaaacttctactttggcaaaagttCTAATTTGAAAGAAGTTTACATTGGCTAAGcttttattttgacaaaagttctactgtggaaaaacttctactttggcagagcttctactttgacaaaagttctactgtggcataacatctactttaaaaaaaattctactttgaaagaagttctactttggcaaagcttctactttgacaaaagttctactgtggcaaaacttctactttgaaagaagttgtaCTTTGGCAAACCTTcttctttgacaaaagttctactttggcaaagcttctactttgacaaaattctactttgaaagaagttctactgtggcaaaacttctactttgacaaaagttctactttgaaagaagttctactttggtaaagcttctactttgacgaaaattctactgtggcaaaacttttactttggcATAgcttctattttgaaaaatttctactgtggcataacttctactttgacaaaagttctactttgaaagaagttgtactttggcaaaacttctactttgacaaaagttctactgtggcaaaacttctactttgacaaaagttctactttgaaagaaaatctactTCGGCAAAGCTTTtgttttgacaaaagttttaGTGTGGCTGTTGTAGTCTTGGTAGTCTCTGTGTTTCTGTGTATTCTCTAGTTTCGCCTCGGTGGTCTCGACATGGAGGGTGGGAAGATGGGAGGCCACCTAGTGGTAGACTTTACAACATCTCCTTCCTTTAACCATATACGAACGAACAGAAATGAATGCGATCAAAACGGAAAATGAGAATGCGAAAAATAAACCAACATGAATGAACAATGAGGATGTGTACGAAGATGAATGAACAATGGGTAGGTGAGATGAAAATAAACGCATGAACAATGAGTAGTGaaacgatgaaaaatgaaacgacAACGAATTGAAATGACATGAAGATAAATCGGACGGGAGACTGAAATGTCGACTTGCGCCGTTTACTGAGAGGGTGGTGGAGGTTTAATGTAGCGTCGGCCCGAGCGGGTAACGCCAAGGGCGGCCACAGGAGCATGTTGACCACTGCTGGCCGAAGGGGGCACCCAAACCACCCGGTCACGAACGGGAATACGGGAAACAAGTAAACGAGCGGGTGAGGCCGGAATCTCTCGAACAGGACGGCTGGGCGCTTCAACAGAACGGACTGGCGTAGACTCTTGTTGAGCAGACGACTGGAACACGGAAGACTGTCCAGACGGAGTATTGACACCAGCGACTGGACGGGCCGTCCTTGCGACGACTGACTGGACAGCCACTGATGAACTTCCACTCGGCTGAACCAAAGCCGTCGGTTGAGTGGGTGGAGCGACAACCGGGCCACGTGAAAAATGCGGACGGGAAGGTTGCATGGTCCGCTGAACGGCTGTCGGTCTGGTCGCGTTATCGACGTTAATTGCCCAGCGTGTACGACGAAACATACGCCCATCAGTTAAGCGGACGATATAAGAGTGTGGTTCTGGGCACACCACATTTACGACACCAAGTTGCCACTTCCCTTTGATCAAGGCACGAACACGTTGTCCTACAGTCAACGCAGACGACCGAACACTCACTGGGCGGGATTGAACAAACGACGCCGTTTGTTGGCGACGAGACAACTCTTGACGTACAAACGACGCCGGCACCAGCTTTGGAGATAAGGATGCATCGAGAAAAGGCAGCACACCACGAAGATTACGTCCTTGAAGTAGCACTGAAGGGGCCGGTAATGAGCCGGACACCGGGGTCGAACGGATGGCTGCCAGGGCCTCCCATAGTGACTTTCCTTCAGCAAACATCTTCAGCAAAGTGCGTTTTACCGTTTGGATGTGTCGCTCAACAGGTCCGTTGGATTGGGCGAACTCGGGACTCGACGTCACTTGCTTGATGTTCAACGAGGCACAATATTCACGGAACTCCGCACTGGAAAATTGAGTCCCGTTGTCAGACTCCAACTCCTCTGGCCGTCCAAAGTCACAGAAAAATCGTGACATCTCTTCAATGATGGCTGACGACGTTGTTGATTTAAGGGGAACGACACACGGCCATTTGCTGTATGAGTCCACCAGCAAAATATAGTTCACGCGCTCAAACTCGAACAAATCAGCAGACACCAGCTGAAAGGCGTAATCCGGAAGCCGGACGGGATGTAACTGCAGCTTAGGGTTTCGACCACGGTTTTCTTGGCAAACCGAACAACTGGCCACCATATTTTTCACTTGATCCTCCCAACCGGGCCAGTACACTGCTGACTTCGCGCGTAAAACAGACTTCGTTTCACCGAAATGACCGTCGTGTATACCCTCCATGGTCTCGCGACGAAGGGACATTGGAACCACTAAACGACTGCCACACAATAAAACGCCTTCCACCATTGACAAATCGCTCCGCACCGACC
Protein-coding regions in this window:
- the LOC124328441 gene encoding uncharacterized protein K02A2.6-like — protein: MRLQLQRFDFRLVYKPGKELFIADTLSRAPSPRLFTDDVTQDSEDQVHHVLHSLVTSVSTRKRYAEATALDPTLQLLKTVIQKGWPEKRAQCPASVKPYWSVRSDLSMVEGVLLCGSRLVVPMSLRRETMEGIHDGHFGETKSVLRAKSAVYWPGWEDQVKNMVASCSVCQENRGRNPKLQLHPVRLPDYAFQLVSADLFEFERVNYILLVDSYSKWPCVVPLKSTTSSAIIEEMSRFFCDFGRPEELESDNGTQFSSAEFREYCASLNIKQVTSSPEFAQSNGPVERHIQTVKRTLLKMFAEGKSLWEALAAIRSTPVSGSLPAPSVLLQGRNLRGVLPFLDASLSPKLVPASFVRQELSRRQQTASFVQSRPVSVRSSALTVGQRVRALIKGKWQLGVVNVVCPEPHSYIVRLTDGRMFRRTRWAINVDNATRPTAVQRTMQPSRPHFSRGPVVAPPTQPTALVQPSGSSSVAVQSVVARTARPVAGVNTPSGQSSVFQSSAQQESTPVRSVEAPSRPVREIPASPARLLVSRIPVRDRVVWVPPSASSGQHAPVAALGVTRSGRRYIKPPPPSQ